The following DNA comes from Dermacentor andersoni chromosome 2, qqDerAnde1_hic_scaffold, whole genome shotgun sequence.
CCATATATTGCTACTACAGCGTTCAAGTTGCACAAAATACGTTTGGACTGTATTGAGGAATTTTAGCATCACTTTTCATCTTCTTAATGTTATTATTTGACATGATAAATTAATAGGACCACATCATTTTGTTTCACTCCTGTATGAGTGGTTCGATGGAACGAGCCTTCAGCAAGCTTTCTGTGAAAAAAGAATTCTGTCCCTAAAATTTAAAGCACCTGCCAATGATAGTCTTTGCAACGTAGGGCTAGGAACAGAACGTCCGTGACTGTTTTTGTTCGTCTGGTCAGCCAGCGTCTAGAGAGCATGTCCAACTAATGCGGGTTGGTCATGCTTTCATTCGCTTCAATTACCCTTAATTACTATTGCAAAAGCTTTAACCCATTTGCATTTCACGCGTAATAAAAAAACACGCACATAATAGTTTATTAGAAAGCCTGCTGCCTCATTAGGTGCAAAAAATTTAATTGATGCACAAATAGTGGCTcctttttctaaaaaaaatttaaaaatgttaTCGATAAACAACGCATGCAGTTCTGTTTTGTGTTCGCGCCGCCACTGGCTGCGGCTTATACACACAGAGGAACACGAAGTCTAAGCTTAAATATACTGTCCGATGAACATTGGAATTATTATTCCTGATTACATACTTTTGCAGTTAATTGAAATTCTTTGTCTTATTAACCTACGATTGCTATTTTAGCAGCTAGTTTCTCCTAAAGAGAAAGAATATTTCACAATAACGTTTTTTGTCGAGGTAAACACGATTTACTGATTTATCACGGTACGAAGTCGCGTCACGGGTTTGTTAAAAATAACAACTAGCTGGTAAACACGTAAAGCCAACTCTATTTATTGCAATAGGTATTATATAATGTTATGTGTATAATGATGGATTTAcataaaataacaaaaataaagtagTTCTATCTTGACTTTGTTGATGGGCCATGCCCAAGTACATCGGTCTCCTAAATGAgaaatttattttcctttccattgccCCTTTCCCACATTTCCCAGATGCTGCAATAATGTAAGTATGCTCTATTGCTCCTATATTTCTTTCACATCTGGATTCTGACGCGATAACGCGTGAAATCTTTTGGCTAATACAGGGATGTAGGATTACGACTTCACACTTTCCGACAGCATGATTTCACTAGTAATCGAGGACGTTGCAGTTAAATCTCATGGTTACATAAATTTATATTGTTTGGCCGAAAATATTGCTACAAAGTTGTTTTAAAATATTCACCTTTTTCAATAAAAATGCTTGTTATTTCCGTGGTAAGATATATTAAAACAatttcagtgcccttctactATGTGAAGAAGAGTAACCGACgaaactgtgtatgtgggccccttaatggcgaactgcatttCTGCCGCCCGtccacccggcattgcactatcttcggggctTTTTCCTACGCGAGGACACGATaatggggaaagtagcccttaaaggcttcactgtaaaaaaaaaaaacaaaaaatctgGGGacacgcttaagctttgcctttaggcgtagaacgcgatagcattgaaggtttcctgactgcttctgacgcttcccggcaactgcagattATGCAACCGTAAACTTTATCCTTGATCggtggcagcgaacgctatgcacaaaggcgagctttctggttctttctttttcttggccCCACCCCCTCCCCGGCGACGCCGCTTCCGCAGACGATAGAAACGCCGCGCAATGTTTGCTAGAAAGCGGGCGCCATGATGTGATTGGCAGAAACGCGGTGCGCTTCACGCTGTGCTTGGTAGACACGCTTCGGTCACGGTACACCCGATGAACTCCCTCTGCAACGTGACCCTTAATGTTCTCGCATTAATACAGAGCTGCCAGTAATTTCCCGCACCATGTCATTCAAAACGTTAAATTTAAGCTGCGCTTGGAGCTAACATGTCCCATATGACGTAATTCAACACACACGCTTTGCATTGAAAGATCTAGCTTTTTGATCACTTCCAAGCCCGTGATACCCATTTAGCGCTCCTTTTTTTCTCGATGAAACTTGAATGATGAGAGACTTTTAAAAGAAATCTATCTTTTCCAGTCAAAATGCAGGAGGCATTGAAGAGGAGCTCCTTAAGAAAGGTACGTCATCACTTATCTTAGGATGATTTTTAGTAATTCAAGCAAAACGTGCTTTTTAAAAATTTCATTCCTGCGGCTCACTAGTCACGAATTATACGTATAATCCGGTTTAGAAAATTGAAGAGTGAAATTAAGAAATCACGTAGAAAAGCAACTACTGCATACACCGGATTCATTCTCCAAGCAACGCTGTGAACACATTGGCATAACGTGGATTTTCGTAACTTTACTTCTGTAAACAATGACAGTCGAAGATCATTCTATGACAATGTACATACCAGAATCAAAACGTTTCTCAACGAAGAAAGTGTCCATACAGTGTCCTTTGTGTTCGTACAGAAAAGAAGCTCCCCGTACAGTAATATTCGCAATCATGTTAATCTGCACGTATTGCGTGATGGGCTCTTCTAGAGTGGAGTGACCCTAAACACGCCCTATTTGCGCCCGAGCATGCCATACTATGACGGTTACCTTCCTAAGAACGTTGCAACAGAGGCTCCTCTGCACCCTCGATTTCATGTCTCTATCCTTATACCACTTATTTCCTTACGCTAAAATCATCCCAACAACACTTCTTCCACTTGTAATCAAGTGCAGTTGAAGGTCGCGTGCTTTTTTATATAATGTCGTTCAGTGGAAATAACGGCAGGAAGAAACCATGTGGACCGAACAGACGCCCTCCAGAGACACTCTCCCCATGGTTTCTTCCTACCTTTATTTTCGTTCAGCGACATTACATGATACACGAACTGGCCCAACTGTCAACGTTCCTGCTTTTTCTTGCGTTTTTGGCATCATGAGCGACGTACTATTACCAGAAAGCTGAGGTCATGTCAAGTCAGCTGTACCTTATTCAGCTATCATCTATACCAATGCATTTCTGCCTTCAAACGTTAcgcctgttgttttttttttcgtttattggCTCTGTGCCTGTTCCCGAGCGTCTACGCAAGGGAACAGCCTAATCCTACATGTTTGAGTTTCTAGAAGGAGACACTAATCGGATACTTTCATATTCAAGGACACTGAGAAGTTACAGGTCCTAATTAGGGAAACCTTCAATATACGCGACAACCAATTTTCATTCGTTTAGATATTTTTTCGTGCAATCAGGTACTGCGAAAATTTCCtacaggagtgtaatcgttaacacctTCCATACGCTGGATGTTAATCACAAATTCCTGTTCATTTTGTGTCGCTGTTAAGCTTACGTGAGACTCTGACTTAATATTCATCGGGCACATACTTTTACATTTTCTGGGTTAGCCTCTTCAATTCGTTGTTTGACCGTACCTCCAGAGTTGATGAataggacaatgccatctgcgaACCATAGCTTTCCTTTATATAGGATATTATGTAACGGCTTCTTTCAGGATGAAATTAATAACATCGGAAAGATTGTATCTACATTCTTGATGGCTTTCCTAACCAGTATTCTTTCGTTTCTCCTGTAACGATTCAGGTAATCTGGTAAATGTCTGCAAACGTTTTCTGAAAACTTCACCTTATGCTTCTTGTTTTGTTTCACAGCGCTATGGTGTTTATGACTGCTGGTTATTTCCTCAATGGGACTGTTTTTGATAACTTATAAATGCTAGAGTTAGCTTATATTTTGCCGACTTATCATTTACTTTACTGTTAACCTACTGCTATCTTCATGATTATTGCATGTTTCCACCATCCTTGGGTACAATTTTACCTGTGCCCATGAGAAAATACTTGATTAGATATTTTCATAATCCCTATGCTATGTTTCGCTCATGTTCTAAAGCCAAAAATCTGTTGACTACACTCTCCTGAAGCTTCACTACTATGGTATGATATGAATAGGTAATACAATGCAAAAAGAGAAAATTTGAAAGTAATCACTCTAGTAAGACGACGTTCACCCAGCACTTGACTTAaagtactacatcagtttataaACATCCAGAACACAACTACTTATTAGAAGGCATCCCTACAGTGTTCTTATACATTGTGTGAAATCTGAAGTTTTACACACACAGCCTGAGACATTCACTAGATAATTATtagtggcttcagaaattcatcgTGCCGATATTGATTGATTCCGAATTCCATTCCTGAAActttttaagaaaataaaatgtttgctaTGGCTTTGTTACGAGACCGCCTTATGTGCCAAGTCATTTGTTAGCTTGTTCAACCCCTTCTGTCCCcccaaaaagaaagacaagagcACAGTGCTGTGGTTCCTTTCTACCCCGTCCCGTCGTCTAGCACAGGTATTGTGTGATCGTGTACCAACTAGTCCACCAGTCAATTCTTCCAGCTTGTAACCTAAGTACATTTTGCAAGTGCAGTCAAGCACGCCCAACAAGAAAATTACCAGGTTACGTTACTAAACAAGCGTTTATTTCAACTGTCAGAAATCTTAGGGGCTCAGCGATCTCAAAGTCACGTCTATTACCAGTGGTTTTAGTATACAGTCACATCTAATTCATACACGCGTTTTTAAAGCCTCAGCGTCCGCCACTTCATTATACACTGAAACGTTCGCAGGCAATATTACCAAAACAATAGTGCAAGGATAGTGCTAAACAGTGGGAAACTTATTCAGGTGCGGAAAACTTGCGAGAAACTAACTAAAAACAATAAGCTGGCACTTGCAGAGCACATATGTTTGGTTTTTTCTTCTCAATGCAAAAGCCCGAAGACGTCGCTAAATTGAGGTGATCGCAAGCGAAGATCTTATTATTCACGTTCTTTTAATTAGCGCCACGGTGTTGTCACGACGTCGCTTGGGAAAATGCGCCGTGAGCGCCATTGCCGAGTTAaataaaactaagaaaaaaaatccgCAGAGACACTAAAGACTGCTTGCGTGTAGGATGGCGAGATTATTGTAGGCCCTTTGGTGAAATGCATTCGCTTAGGTATTCACCGGGACGTCGTTGTGCCCGATGTAAATGTGCAGGCGTTCCGTTTGAGGCAGGTTGGCGGTGGTAAACTCATGGTTTGGCGTCGAGAGTTCTGCTGCTGTTGTTTCCTGTCACGTATGCGGCTCCTACCTAATATGGGGTATTGACCAGGAAATGGATTTGATGTGCGTTGCGCAAAGGTTCGATTTCGTTATTGAGCTTCAATTTCGTAATAAAGGATCGTTAGCGCGCGATAGAAGATGGTGACGACTGACGGTGACCCGCACAGCAGCGAAAGTGTTGCGTGAGCTTTTGCGTACAGGGAAGACACGAAGCCGGGTTGTATAAGACACTGAGAAATTCGATGTCCAATCTGAGAATTTCTTGGCGTCTTTTTACTGTTTGCGCTGTGGGCGATTTTTGATACCATTATTTGGCCACGCAGCCGCCGGTTTTTCGAAAAATGGGGCAAATAACGCGTACGcattaataaataaaatgtacatgcgccggttagataaccgttggactattagggCTACAGAATTCGTACCGACAGAAGGGAAACGCAGGTCGAGGATGGCTGAAGACTAGATAGAgcaatgaaatgaggaaattcgcgggcgctagttggaatcggttggcgcactacaggggtaattggagattgcagggggaggccttcgtcctgcagtggacataaaacaggatgatgatgatggtgatgatgatgacgatgatctaAGAAATAATAAAGCTTCCAAATTGTCGCTGCCGCATGAGAACTTCTGGCATAAGTGAAAATAGTAACCGCAACCATTTGCATGTTAAAGGAGCACCCCATTCTTCACTTGTAAACGCAACCGTAGTTATCGCGTATTCTTCGCTTTGTTTCTTCCTTAGGTTGAACACGTGTGTCGTTTAAAAAGTACTGACACAACAATTTCGTCTGCCGGAATAAATCGATTTTTTTGCCGTTTCAAGTAGCAACTGATACCCCATTTAGGCTAGCGTAACGTCGATTTCTCGAGAGTGTTACAAACATCGAATTACCGACCCTCATATGTGACTCGTCCAATATGCGTGATGTGCCGCTCGGCTTCGGAGGTGAAAAAGGAGGCTCTCCACGTCGCCGAGTTTTCTTCACCCCAAGCTTTCGCGGTGACAACGCTGTGTGTCGAGAGATAAAACATATTGCAAAGCTAGCCTTTGGCCGTTTGACGTGTTCAACAGTGAAGGGGTCATTCTGAAAGAACTCATTATTCTAGTATTCGACTAGGTTCATATCAAAAATTCAAACCTCGCATCACAGAAAAGCCCTGTCAAGAGACATCTTTATATTTCCTGCTCTTTTGAATGATGTTTATTTCTCTTGGAACAAGTGTCTTCTGGTTAAAAATAACTAAATTTCATTTTTCCAATCTTATATTTTTTGAACAATATTCCTCGTGTTACTATGGTCAAACCTAGAGAAATCGGTAGCGTTAAATGGGGCGCTGCAATCTTCGTCCACAAtttgtttttgtgtttgtgtatgtgttttGGAATATTGTAGCGTTTAAAAGTGACCTTCTagcattattttgtttatttgacTGACTTCTCCCAGGAAACTTTTTATTACATGAACAGTAAAAACAATCTATCCCTTGTTAAATTATCATGTTTAGAAGAACGTGACCCCTCACGTTTCACAAGAAACACAGAACCCTGGACTGCGCACCATTTTAGGACTAATTACAGCTCACAAgtgaaaaaaacaacttaccaAGGCTTTTAAATGCTTACAACAAATCTGGCATTGATATATGTGCCCTTAACCCATCAGAATTTTCTCGACTAATTCAGTGCGACTAATATTAATGTTTATATGGCCAGCTACTTCAGAAGTGCAGAATAGATGAGTTTACAGCTTCTTGTTCAcatttatattacatatatatgtgtacatatgtttttttttcatctgtcatATGTGAAACGTTTTGTAACTTCGTTACGCGCAACTACTCACTTTCCACTTAGCGCTTCTCATGCATTCTTGCAAAactgtgtatttttgtattgttaaaaacacgcggcagctccgcgctgcccatgtcttgtggtcatagggggcagggtgttttttcaagctgcacttgcagcttttcttccctgtctcccccgatctgttggaaataaagatatattcaattcaattcaattcaattcaacctTGAGAGTTGCCTGAAAACCCATCTTGCGCAACTGCTATGCCTTACTATTAATTTGATTGTAAGCTTAAAAAGCAAACTCAAACGCTCCATGAATAACAGGTACCTCATAAAGGAATCCCCTCTTTTTTAATTTAAAGTTAAACATTACGATTACCATAGTGTATTtgtgcactgccagagcagaaaTTTGAGGAAAGTGGCGTCAACATTAATACAGAGAAAAAACATTACCAAAGACATAACTCGAACGAAAAGAATAAGGACGAATATCGGGCACCAATTACAGATACGAAACCAGCCGTGATAGACGCAGCAGCGAAAGCCGGCGCAGCACTGGCCAAGATACTCCAGCGTGACACCTCCCTCAACGTTGCTGATGAAAAGGACAGCGTGCTGAAGGCCCTCAACGCTCTCAGCCTCGGCGCCGAACCCGAAGAAGGCACGGAAGAGTACTTCATAATGCTAATTGTGAAGGCCATCGCTATTGGATTAGGCACGGGAGCACTGTCTGCTGGAGTGAAGCATCTCGTGGAGAGAAACCAAGATAAGCAAGAGGGCTAATAAACCTACAGTGAAATTTTCAGGCTACAGTCACAGCAGGTGAATACAGAAGCCACGCCTTCTtatcttatttagaaggcactAGGTGACTCAAATTGAACACACCttgctatgctttccttggcttcattacctGTTGGTTTCACATGGTTCTGGCCTTACATAAAGTACATGATTCTACAATAATACGAAGCAGACGCCAAGAACATATATTTAATGTTTGCCTTACAAAACATTCTTGAAAAAGAATTGCTATTTTTTCACGTAGTTTACGATCAAGACCACGAAGCTGAAGCAACGGCTACTAATTGTTTATTAGTCATAATTAGGTTTAAGTAGAAATATCAATTTCATCGTAAGCACATAAGATTTGAGCAAGACCTATTCCGTTAATTTCACAAGATTTCCTTCCTGTGGCCTTTTTTTTCTCACGATAGCCAGCCCATTGGACTGGCTATTGGTCTACACGGATCATAAACCATGTCCCGAACTGGTACACTGATATTGCAAATAGCGTACTCACACCTGCAACTGCGCACCTAATAGAGCTCCAGATTGTGCACAGCAAAGGATGTCATCCCGTGTACCCACTCAAGCAGAGGAACCGGAAAGCAGAGGAACCTGTAGCTGTGCTTAAGATCCAAGCGAACGTCATTCGAAGGAAACGGCACTGAAAAATTCACAAAATCGTAATTACACAGCATTTAGGCCAACAGTCCATTAAAAAATAATGAGAGTACGAAAGTGAGACGATCTTGCTACGTAGGACGTCTCCAGAATTAGGCGTGCGCAAGATCGACACCGATAGCAGTGAGACTCCAAAACCACCAGGAATGGAAGAGTAAGGGCCTTCTCTACTACACAAAAGCTGCGATAAAAACAACACAGAAACAGCGTGCCCTTCGCTCCGCATTTCTTGCAAACAATCACAAAATTTAATTTTATGAgtctctctgtttctctccctgtctctctcactcactcactctctctctctctccacacacacacacacacacgcacgcacacacacacacacacacacacacacacacacacacacacacacacacacacacacacacacacacacacacacacacacacatatatatatatatatatatatatatatatatatatataaatattgcTACGTTGCCGAAGTCGCATATAACGATGTTttgacaatatttacaagagagacaacaataaataaacaagatggctgtcgagaccgattccacctctgCACGTCAAATTGTGCACTTGACTGGCGCCCCTTTTCGTTAAGGCGTAATAAAACCCCAGCATAGAAAGGCACCGACTTGGCACTTACTATAACGGAGGTGAACTCGCGGCAAACTAAGGCTTCAGCCGGGACGCATGCACAACGTCCGTGGGGACACGCGAGTCCAGCGGAGCGATCTCGTAGTTgacatcgccaagctgacgcaatatcgtGTAGAAGCAGACGCCGTGACATGGTTTCCATAGGAGTACGACGGATCCAGTAGGAAATCTAACGTTCCGATATCGGCTGTCCTTGCGGATCCTCTGCGCGGCCTAAGAATCAGTGAGCCAGGAGCAGGAAATCCGGTATTGCGTGCGAGCACGGGCGAAGACGTCTTGAGCGTATTCCGTAAGAGTGTTCAtcgaggaaggaagcagtgtgtcgAATGGCAAAGAAGGGTGGCGGCCGAACAcaaggtaaaagggtgaaaagccagcgGTCTCGTGGTGGAGCGAATTATACTGGGAGACCTGGTGGAAcacaacgcaactgcaatgcatagTTAGCGTGTATCAACGCTACGCAGCGCTCATGTCACATCTTGTGACAAGGGGCACGATTCGATGCTGTTGCAGCTGCTGATCATGATGGTTTATTGGCGTACCCCTTGAAACTTGGCGGTGACAAACAttcacctagcttgcttgagttAATCCGTTAACGCATGCATggttttcattctagcatttttaacgcgacagcgtcaagggccccgtgttgcagaaaatccggtgtcggtgtcggccGAGTTGTCCGTGAGCTACAATTCCCGCGTAAATCTAGGTATATGCATATGTCGCGCCTTTCTGTGTGAGATGcgggtatatgcgggttatagtACGACACAATTATATCATCAAGTTGCTGATATCTTCTCTTAGATTTCTGAAAAATTTTGCCTCGGGATTTTGCTAATGTCATCTCACGATCAAATGTCGTTGAACGATATACCAACAGGGCATGTGTTCTATGTTAAGTATTTTGATACTTCATTATTAAAAGTGCGAACCAAtgacagaaacctgaaaattatgtaatttttgTGGCGCGGCTTTGCACGgcctgcgggatcggcccacgcaagaggccgcgtatACACCAGAAATCTGGCCTTCGTTTACAGCGTTCGCGGCCGGCGtgtgccggtaaacattacggatACATAGCGGCACTTGCTAGGAAGCGTGAGAAGTCAGAGACcattgaatgctgtcgcgttccacacTTAATGGCGAAGTTTAAACGTCCCTCAATTTTTGTACACATTTCCTTAATGTTCGTTTCCTTCCTCAAGACAATCCATCCATTTTTTGGCCAAGTGACCATAATGGGTATGAGTCACGTACTTGATAGGAAACAACAACTAACTCGTACTGCTACATATGCAACCTCTCCATAGCGTGCGACCTGGCGTAACAATATGCATGAGCAATAAAAAAATCGCGCGTAGCATCGTGTAATTGCAGTTTGCCTTTTGgtctcgtgtttctttttttttttactttcagagTTCGGTATATTGTCAtgtagcagtgacggtgaagaagtcAGCAAagctgtgattaacgaaactagcgttttattgggcgaacttttgCCCTCAAAAGCAGCCTACACTTacagaacaacgatagcggcgaacacactcggcgatcgtcgaaaatctgatcagcgggtcaagcgcgtcagcttttatacagcagtcatcgaatgctccagagtaatcgctgggacccgcatgccttccacaaggATCTACTTTAttggcgtcgcgcacacatgcaatcagattacacaaggttcggttaCATACAGCGGatgaaaccatcgataacattccatgaacttgttatacatgcaggcgcattctgcgctgtgtgataacatgtgttaggtggtgaaacatggtcacccaataaagataaacgTGTATGTACATGTGTCGATATCAGACCTCATTCGGTGATAAAAACCTACAGTGAAACTATGCTGTGCACTTTGTGTTGCACTTGTATTGTAAATCAATCATAGTCCTTCTTGGAAGAATATGTTATGAGTACATGCCTGAATAAATGTACAGTTTGCTTTAAGATTGTGTTCGCGGATGGATTAGACATTCCCCTAAGGCATGCTTCAGTAGAAAGGAGAAAGTGATCGCAGTTTGACCCGAAAGGGAAAgcaccgattgtgatagcaaatcagtggacaactatacgaagtaagaatagtagtttccGCGGTCGTATAAGCTTGTACACATAGGCATAcaaactgaattaacaagcacgatgtgacgcaaacaagaaaacatgaacacatctcactcgatcactGCAGAAGCGGAAACTCGCCGTCAAAATGCTGCaggaggaaacgcggcagcagctgcaagcgaattgacctttgtgctgccgctcgcatcaacgcgaactacgccgCCAGTAGAGAGCGCAGCTCGGGCAccgtacccgtcgcagatggctttcaagattcAGGTGCCTGGCGAGGCGCGCGCGGCCACCCAGCTCGCCCGGTGTAGAATCCCCCCCTCGCCCAGCAGCCTTGCGAGCGACGTAACGTGatgcgcttcctccctgctttcctcagCTGTGTGCGCGAGATGAAGCCGCGATCCCTCGCTCATGATCACACGCTCTCACCCGcgcacacagcatacggcgcgcggcgactatTTAGTCTGCCTTGAACTTCACACTGAACCTCACGGAGAAGCCATTGGAGAAAGGTGCCTgaagtctccatataattgctatcgaaataaaacGTAAGTTTTTTTATAACTGATGTTTTATTGTCTGGACGTGTTCATTCATTTAATGCCTCCGCCTTCGTCATATAACCTGCGCCCAACATACAAAGTTTTTGTTTTTATAACTGAGTATCTTGGGCGCCGGTGATATAACGAAGCAGGCATTACACGAAGGAACAAATCAAATAACTGCGAAACCAATCTCTTAGAGACAATGAGGTGTCGCAAAGGTGCTTTCCATTGCAACCACTTCCTAGTGCACCTTACTTTGCCTGATGCACAGGAGAACAGCGTCGTGCCCGCCTAGCACAGCGCGCGCCCTTTATTAATGTcggcgtgttttttttcttcgtattgCCATAAGTGAATATAGCTCGTGCATGAATACGGCTCGTCTTCCGCACAGAGAATTCCTTCCATTCCTGATAAATGAAACTGATCATTTTGGTTCTGCTGATCATACAAATGCAGCACAAGACACTTCAGCCTGCAGTCCGAAGTTCTGCCTGGAGAACTTCAGTCTGCAGTACACAGTCATCACCTTTCAGTAATAGTTTTTTAGCAAGTTAGAAAAGTCTGCACAAAATCACAAAATGTATTCGTCGGCTTTGCTCAGGTGTGTATTTGTTCTTTTGATACAGTGTTGACAGAATAATTGTGTTTTACCAGCGCGAAGATTATCCAGCGGATAAGACAGTACAAATTATGAGAAGTCATTGTGAAAGTGTTTCCACATTCCGCCCTCAAagatgaaatttaaaaaaataaatcaacGTGTGCGTTACATCGACCTGAGCCAGTCCTTTATCAGTGGTCACGCTTGCTGGCACTGGGCTCCTCAACCCGCAGAGGACCATATCGCATTCAGTTCAGCACACTCGGACCTCGTTATGTGCGTGGTAAGCACCTCTGCTATCGAGAACCTTCTCTGCCTGTCTTGACATGAAAGCTACGGCTAAACTTTAACCTATGAATGGCAACATTCCTCATGCGCAGTGGACGCAGTATAATTACTTCAGGTCAAGCCCTAAACCCATATTTGTGTTTTGCTCTTCAGAGTCTTAGGAGGACGAGTGTGAATTCGTTCTTACAGGATTTTtcgtgcaaaagaaaaaagatccCACAAACAGTGAGTGTCAAGTTGGCTTTTCCGCCACCAACAACGGCTGGCCGCGATAGGTACATGGCTACTGCTATACTCTGTGAAGCTAGAAGTCACAGTGTCAATCCCTGCTGCGGATGCCGTAGCAGGGACTGAAACTGCGACTTTAATGGAACAATGTAAAAATGCACATTTTCTAAGATTTATCGGCAAGCTACACAACCTCGGGGTTCAAAATAATA
Coding sequences within:
- the LOC126540496 gene encoding uncharacterized protein, whose translation is MKIFIFLILLAVTTSFDAAIIQNAGGIEEELLKKDTKPAVIDAAAKAGAALAKILQRDTSLNVADEKDSVLKALNALSLGAEPEEGTEEYFIMLIVKAIAIGLGTGALSAGVKHLVERNQDKQEG